One Tessaracoccus lacteus DNA window includes the following coding sequences:
- a CDS encoding DEAD/DEAH box helicase, whose product MMNTPSWVSDVTDAELNRRFGAATVARGRQYASLGRVSAVRCSGPVATASVRGSGYRSYHTTVVGGDGTDTLVATCSCPVRSDCKHAVAVILALRSPGSRPEQGWQQVLAPFASARDEGSPLALLVSEEGPNLVLRPLRPGARDAWVRAGASWADVAGARTGFLESQRAPIAELHEARDPGSFAMRSDVIAVGDLLPSAWQSLQRAVEAGVALVAGTSASGRDLPDPVLAPSPLRPLVDVERDGDDLTVRALIDWDGTPIELPRKGLLGRRAHGAWFVHHDALVLGPFAGPLSPAVQGLFQHGTVRVPGADIDEFAVGYLPRVRRTVDVAVGEGIDLPEAHPPKLLCRVDFHERSAHVHWGFVYRLGERVQEVGLSGTDERAPRDPVAERSLIASVPTGAWVETSPAGPQLRPAFLTGRALIDFVTDALPELRSRDEVDVQLNREPPEFRRAGDEAVVHLAVTESSVGDWFDLGVDVRVGEERVPLADLIAALTAGDDHLMLSSGTWFPLDQPELAELRALVEEARLLVDSDGDTFRLRPEHAGLWEELEELGVVTGQADSWRQAVSALLNPESLPAIEVPAGLQAELRPYQDTGFQWLSFLLSSRLGGILADEMGLGKTLQSLALILSAKDRGELDGPVLVVAPTSVIGTWVSEAARFTPGLKTVAVTATKAKRGTDLADEVADADIVVTSYTLLRLEADHYRAVEWGGVLLDEAQFVKNHASKAYQAVRKLRARVKIALTGTPLENNLMDLWSLLSITAPGLFPDPKAFTTAYRRPIEGGDTDALARLHRRIRPLILRRTKAAVAEELPPKQEQVVPVELSPAHRRTYERHLARERQKVLGLVGDLGRNRITILRSLTLLRQLSLSPALVDENQPAVSAKIDALVEMLDEIVAEGHRALVFSQFTSFLALVKERFDEESIAYEYLDGSTRDRAATIDGFRNGEAPVFLISLKAGGFGLTLTEADYVFILDPWWNPAAENQAIDRTHRIGQDKRVNVYRLVSQDTIEEKVVALQQAKRHLFDSVVGTGSDTAAPLSASDIVGLLEP is encoded by the coding sequence ATGATGAACACCCCCTCCTGGGTCTCCGACGTGACCGACGCAGAGCTCAACCGCCGCTTCGGCGCGGCCACCGTTGCCCGAGGCCGCCAGTACGCCAGCCTGGGCAGGGTCAGCGCCGTCCGCTGCTCGGGCCCGGTGGCGACCGCCTCCGTGCGGGGCAGCGGGTACCGCAGCTACCACACGACGGTCGTGGGTGGCGACGGCACCGACACGCTCGTGGCGACCTGCAGCTGCCCGGTGCGCAGCGACTGTAAGCATGCCGTCGCGGTCATCCTCGCCCTCCGGTCCCCCGGCTCGCGCCCCGAGCAGGGCTGGCAGCAGGTGCTGGCGCCGTTCGCCTCGGCCCGTGACGAGGGATCGCCACTGGCCCTGCTCGTGTCCGAGGAGGGGCCGAACCTCGTCCTGCGGCCGCTGCGGCCGGGGGCCCGCGACGCCTGGGTCCGCGCCGGGGCCTCCTGGGCGGATGTCGCGGGCGCACGCACCGGATTCCTCGAGTCCCAGCGTGCCCCGATCGCGGAGCTGCACGAGGCAAGGGACCCTGGCTCCTTCGCCATGCGCTCCGACGTCATCGCGGTCGGGGACCTGCTACCCAGCGCCTGGCAGTCGCTGCAGCGCGCCGTCGAGGCGGGCGTTGCGCTGGTGGCCGGCACCTCCGCGTCCGGGCGCGACCTGCCGGACCCGGTGCTGGCGCCCTCCCCCCTCCGCCCGCTGGTCGACGTGGAACGCGACGGCGACGACCTGACGGTGCGGGCACTGATCGACTGGGACGGCACCCCCATCGAGTTGCCACGCAAGGGGCTGCTCGGCCGCCGGGCCCACGGCGCCTGGTTCGTGCATCACGACGCTCTGGTCCTCGGCCCGTTCGCCGGCCCCCTCTCCCCCGCAGTACAGGGCCTGTTCCAGCACGGAACGGTGCGGGTCCCCGGCGCAGACATCGACGAGTTCGCCGTCGGCTACCTTCCCCGGGTGCGCCGCACCGTCGACGTCGCGGTCGGCGAGGGCATCGACCTGCCGGAGGCCCACCCCCCGAAGCTCCTGTGTCGCGTCGACTTCCACGAGAGGTCGGCGCACGTGCACTGGGGCTTCGTCTACCGGCTGGGCGAGCGCGTCCAGGAGGTCGGCCTGTCAGGGACCGACGAGCGGGCGCCACGCGACCCTGTCGCAGAGCGCTCCCTGATCGCCTCCGTCCCCACCGGCGCGTGGGTCGAGACGTCGCCGGCCGGCCCGCAGCTCCGCCCGGCGTTCCTGACCGGACGCGCGCTGATCGACTTCGTCACTGACGCGCTGCCCGAGCTCAGGTCGCGCGACGAGGTCGACGTGCAGCTCAACCGCGAACCGCCCGAGTTCCGCCGGGCCGGGGATGAGGCCGTCGTCCACCTAGCCGTCACGGAGTCGAGCGTCGGCGACTGGTTCGATCTCGGCGTCGACGTCCGCGTCGGCGAGGAGCGCGTGCCTCTTGCCGACCTCATCGCGGCGCTGACCGCCGGCGATGACCATCTGATGCTGTCGTCCGGCACGTGGTTCCCGCTGGACCAGCCCGAGCTGGCGGAGCTGCGCGCCCTCGTGGAGGAGGCGAGACTGCTCGTCGATTCCGACGGCGACACGTTCCGGCTCCGGCCGGAGCATGCCGGGCTCTGGGAGGAACTCGAGGAGCTCGGCGTCGTCACAGGGCAGGCGGACTCGTGGCGGCAGGCGGTGTCCGCGCTGTTGAATCCCGAGTCGCTGCCGGCCATCGAGGTGCCCGCCGGCCTCCAGGCTGAGCTCCGCCCGTATCAGGACACCGGATTTCAGTGGCTGAGCTTCCTGTTGTCCTCGCGGCTCGGCGGCATCCTCGCCGACGAGATGGGCCTGGGCAAGACCCTCCAGTCACTCGCTCTCATCCTGTCTGCGAAGGACCGCGGCGAGCTCGACGGCCCCGTCCTGGTCGTCGCCCCGACGTCGGTGATCGGCACCTGGGTCTCGGAGGCAGCGCGCTTCACACCCGGGTTGAAGACGGTGGCTGTCACCGCCACGAAAGCCAAGCGGGGCACCGACCTGGCCGACGAGGTGGCCGACGCCGACATCGTCGTCACGTCCTACACGCTGCTGCGGTTGGAGGCCGACCACTACCGCGCCGTCGAGTGGGGCGGGGTTCTGCTGGACGAGGCCCAGTTCGTCAAGAACCACGCCTCCAAGGCGTACCAGGCTGTGCGCAAGCTGCGGGCCCGCGTGAAGATCGCACTGACCGGCACGCCACTGGAGAACAACCTGATGGATCTGTGGTCGCTGCTGTCGATCACCGCTCCCGGCCTGTTCCCGGATCCCAAGGCGTTCACCACCGCGTACCGCCGCCCGATCGAGGGCGGCGACACCGACGCGCTGGCGCGTCTCCACCGTCGTATCCGGCCGCTGATCCTGCGACGCACGAAAGCGGCAGTCGCGGAGGAGCTGCCTCCGAAGCAGGAGCAGGTCGTGCCCGTCGAGCTCAGCCCGGCGCACCGCCGCACTTACGAAAGGCACCTCGCCCGCGAGCGACAGAAGGTGCTGGGCCTGGTCGGCGACCTCGGCCGCAACCGCATCACCATCCTTCGCTCGCTGACGCTACTGAGGCAGCTCAGCCTCTCCCCCGCGCTGGTCGACGAGAATCAACCGGCCGTGTCCGCGAAGATCGACGCCCTCGTCGAGATGCTCGACGAGATCGTCGCCGAGGGGCACCGCGCGCTGGTCTTCTCACAGTTCACGAGCTTCCTCGCCCTCGTCAAGGAACGCTTCGACGAGGAATCCATCGCCTACGAGTACCTCGACGGCAGCACCCGCGACCGGGCCGCAACCATCGACGGATTCCGCAACGGCGAGGCGCCCGTGTTCCTCATCTCACTGAAGGCCGGCGGCTTCGGTCTCACGCTGACGGAGGCGGACTACGTCTTCATCCTGGACCCATGGTGGAACCCGGCCGCGGAGAACCAGGCCATCGACCGGACCCACCGCATCGGCCAGGACAAGCGCGTCAACGTGTACCGGCTCGTCTCGCAGGACACCATCGAGGAGAAGGTCGTCGCGCTGCAGCAGGCCAAGCGGCACCTGTTCGACTCGGTGGTGGGCACCGGATCCGACACCGCGGCACCGCTGTCGGCCAGCGACATCGTGGGGCTGCTGGAGCCCTGA
- a CDS encoding NADH-quinone oxidoreductase subunit B produces MALARDWFDDGSVFVVDVPLACCALETQAAERDRPGIDPASVPDGATLVVTLSGTITEPVVPAIRHTLDSLPRRPVVVAFGACACIGGPYWDSYAVVRGAESFVDVDHFIAGCPPPPSALDGFLDDLRGQRARA; encoded by the coding sequence ATGGCACTGGCACGCGACTGGTTCGACGACGGCAGCGTCTTCGTCGTCGACGTCCCGCTGGCCTGCTGCGCGCTGGAGACGCAGGCTGCGGAGAGGGACCGGCCCGGCATCGACCCGGCCTCGGTCCCCGACGGTGCGACGCTGGTCGTGACGCTGTCCGGCACCATCACCGAGCCGGTGGTTCCCGCCATCCGGCACACTCTCGACAGCCTGCCCCGGCGCCCCGTCGTCGTGGCCTTCGGGGCCTGCGCCTGCATCGGCGGCCCCTACTGGGACTCGTACGCGGTGGTGCGCGGCGCCGAGTCCTTCGTGGACGTCGACCACTTCATCGCCGGGTGCCCGCCCCCGCCGTCCGCGCTCGACGGGTTCCTGGACGACCTCCGTGGGCAGAGGGCCCGCGCATGA
- a CDS encoding NADH-quinone oxidoreductase subunit C encodes MSWVERVESARADGHTFLLDLTAVDEVGSSDEIRVIARLLDPVGGGIVTLDEAVDRGDARLPSIAHLLPAAGWLQRQVHDLFGVTFDGADNRPLIYHGDVAAPLRKDVLLEQRQTTSWPGGLEPGERGSSPSRRKLVPPGVPDPAVLAAPDSTAADIAVSATGARVRRSR; translated from the coding sequence ATGAGCTGGGTCGAACGCGTCGAATCGGCGCGGGCCGACGGCCACACCTTCCTGCTGGACCTCACCGCGGTCGACGAGGTGGGCTCCTCCGATGAGATCCGCGTCATCGCACGCCTCCTCGACCCCGTCGGCGGCGGGATCGTCACCCTCGACGAGGCTGTGGACCGTGGCGACGCGAGGCTGCCGTCGATCGCGCACCTCCTCCCAGCGGCGGGGTGGCTGCAACGACAGGTGCACGACCTCTTCGGCGTGACATTCGACGGTGCTGACAACCGGCCACTGATCTACCACGGCGACGTCGCGGCCCCCCTGCGCAAGGACGTGCTGCTCGAGCAGCGGCAGACCACGAGCTGGCCCGGGGGCCTGGAGCCTGGCGAGCGCGGCAGCTCGCCCAGCCGACGCAAGCTCGTCCCGCCGGGCGTCCCCGATCCCGCCGTGCTGGCCGCTCCGGACTCCACGGCGGCGGACATCGCGGTGTCCGCGACGGGTGCCCGCGTCCGGAGGTCGCGATGA
- a CDS encoding NADH-quinone oxidoreductase subunit I, producing the protein MIHGSIQLVEDLCTSCMICARECPTWCISLTSHQEQTIPAPGARPRTHNVLDTFEIDWSLCMYCGVCIEQCPTDALEWAGAHVAPASSLAELAHGRERLGGGGA; encoded by the coding sequence ATGATCCACGGCTCCATCCAGCTGGTCGAGGACCTGTGCACGTCCTGCATGATCTGCGCTCGCGAATGCCCCACGTGGTGCATCTCGCTCACGTCGCATCAGGAGCAGACGATCCCTGCCCCCGGCGCCCGACCCCGCACCCACAACGTGCTCGACACGTTCGAGATCGACTGGTCGCTGTGCATGTACTGCGGCGTCTGTATCGAGCAGTGCCCCACGGACGCGCTGGAGTGGGCTGGCGCCCACGTCGCCCCCGCGTCCTCGCTCGCCGAACTTGCCCACGGCAGGGAGCGGCTCGGCGGAGGCGGTGCGTAG
- the mptB gene encoding polyprenol phosphomannose-dependent alpha 1,6 mannosyltransferase MptB: MRSVAARAWEDLRLAASTRAVWVGFLGSLGILLGSLSPAYLPQASPIWDVLRDLGIDGATTKWVGTIATLVGLSLLLESWFRLRPARRRAAGAPQLRHWAVLAIISAPMLVGPPIFSHDAYSYAAHGWLIHNGLNPYQVGPGILPGYFADQVAWVWRETTAPYGPLALWMSHGIVNLASFDPYLSAVLMRVPALIGVILIGVTVPRIAKRVGVDPAAASWFAVLNPILVIDFIGGAHNDAQMTGLMLAGILVTMRMRRWWLGAIIVGVAASIKQPAFLVAVALPFLVAPWTSWRPRAVAWAALRALSSLAVAVAVFAGISVVSGLGFGWINAINVPGMVDTVSPFTVVGYLIQLPVNWITGDPTGRAAVVALKGIGSVMSVLGIVYFAFRHLGRRPLHFMSYSFIWFALCVPALHSWYLLWGAVLLPMTKPSTRALRGAIVATVVLLGFNAMNFGIRNGAWMMVLILFGAAYWTMHTHELSQPMDADDDGPRPREKDQAPTA, encoded by the coding sequence GTGCGTAGCGTCGCGGCCCGGGCGTGGGAGGACCTGAGGCTGGCCGCCTCGACCCGCGCGGTGTGGGTCGGTTTCCTCGGCAGCCTCGGCATCCTGCTCGGATCGCTGAGCCCCGCGTACCTGCCGCAGGCCTCGCCCATCTGGGATGTGCTGCGCGACCTCGGCATCGACGGCGCCACCACCAAGTGGGTCGGCACGATCGCGACGCTCGTCGGCCTGTCGCTGCTGCTGGAGTCCTGGTTCCGGCTGCGCCCCGCGCGGCGACGGGCCGCCGGCGCGCCGCAGCTGCGCCACTGGGCGGTGCTGGCCATCATCTCGGCTCCGATGCTGGTCGGGCCGCCGATCTTCTCGCACGACGCCTACTCATATGCCGCCCACGGCTGGCTGATCCACAACGGGCTGAACCCCTACCAGGTGGGGCCAGGCATCCTGCCCGGTTACTTCGCGGACCAGGTGGCGTGGGTGTGGCGTGAGACCACTGCCCCGTACGGCCCGCTCGCGCTGTGGATGAGCCACGGCATCGTGAACCTCGCCAGCTTCGACCCCTACCTGTCGGCCGTGCTGATGCGTGTGCCGGCGCTGATCGGGGTCATCCTGATCGGTGTCACGGTGCCCCGGATCGCCAAGCGCGTCGGCGTCGATCCCGCGGCGGCAAGCTGGTTCGCCGTCCTCAACCCCATCCTGGTCATCGACTTCATCGGCGGTGCGCACAACGACGCCCAGATGACCGGGCTGATGCTGGCGGGCATCCTCGTCACGATGCGGATGCGCCGCTGGTGGCTCGGGGCGATCATCGTGGGCGTCGCCGCCTCCATCAAGCAGCCGGCCTTCCTGGTGGCCGTCGCGCTGCCGTTCCTCGTCGCACCCTGGACGTCCTGGCGGCCACGCGCCGTCGCGTGGGCCGCGCTGCGGGCCCTGTCGTCGCTGGCCGTCGCGGTGGCAGTGTTCGCCGGTATCTCGGTCGTCTCGGGGCTCGGGTTTGGCTGGATCAACGCCATCAACGTGCCCGGCATGGTCGACACGGTCTCCCCGTTCACGGTCGTCGGCTACCTGATCCAGCTACCCGTCAACTGGATCACCGGCGACCCGACGGGCCGCGCCGCCGTCGTGGCGCTCAAGGGCATCGGCTCGGTGATGTCGGTGCTCGGCATCGTGTACTTCGCGTTCCGGCACCTCGGCCGGCGGCCGCTGCACTTCATGAGCTACTCGTTCATCTGGTTCGCGCTGTGCGTGCCGGCGCTGCACTCCTGGTATCTGCTGTGGGGCGCCGTCCTGCTGCCGATGACGAAGCCGTCGACCAGGGCCCTGCGGGGAGCCATCGTGGCCACCGTCGTCCTGCTCGGGTTCAACGCGATGAACTTCGGCATCCGCAACGGGGCATGGATGATGGTGCTGATCCTGTTCGGTGCCGCCTACTGGACCATGCACACGCACGAGCTGAGCCAGCCGATGGATGCCGACGACGACGGACCCCGGCCGCGCGAGAAGGATCAGGCGCCGACGGCGTAG
- a CDS encoding exodeoxyribonuclease III: MRRIGTHNVNGIRAALRRGFAPWWAQTNADIIALQEVRCRADDLPLEAFAGYHATLDTGTLAGRNGVAVLTREIPTAVRTLGGTVTTIDPHGSQEHIEVDRLVSRDLAPFAREGRYVEVDLSDTPLTVASLYLPKGAAWPYEDNSQEKYDRKMRFMRGLARLLTVSRRRSAAEGREFVVMGDFNVAHTKQDLRNWRTNQKSEGFLPEERDWFGSITGPRTLVDVVRALHPGADGPYSWWSWRGQAFANDAGWRIDYHLASPALARSATHAFSGREASYEERISDHCPVVVDYAVGA, from the coding sequence GTGAGGCGCATCGGCACGCACAACGTCAACGGCATCCGGGCCGCGCTGCGGCGCGGCTTCGCCCCCTGGTGGGCGCAGACGAACGCCGACATCATCGCCCTGCAGGAGGTCCGCTGCCGGGCCGACGACCTGCCGCTGGAGGCCTTCGCCGGCTACCACGCGACGCTGGACACCGGCACGCTGGCCGGCCGCAACGGCGTGGCGGTCCTGACCCGCGAGATCCCGACCGCTGTGAGGACGCTCGGCGGGACCGTGACGACCATCGACCCGCACGGGTCCCAGGAACACATCGAGGTCGACCGCCTCGTGAGCCGCGACCTCGCGCCGTTCGCCAGAGAGGGCCGCTACGTCGAGGTCGACTTGTCCGACACCCCGCTGACCGTCGCGTCGCTGTACCTCCCGAAGGGGGCCGCCTGGCCCTACGAGGACAACTCACAGGAGAAGTACGACCGCAAGATGCGCTTCATGCGAGGGCTGGCCCGGCTTCTGACCGTCTCCCGCCGACGCTCGGCCGCCGAGGGCCGCGAGTTCGTCGTGATGGGCGACTTCAACGTCGCGCACACGAAGCAGGACCTGCGTAACTGGCGCACCAACCAGAAGTCCGAGGGCTTCCTGCCTGAGGAGCGCGACTGGTTCGGCTCCATCACGGGCCCCCGCACCCTTGTCGACGTGGTCCGCGCGCTCCACCCTGGCGCCGACGGGCCGTACTCGTGGTGGTCATGGCGCGGGCAGGCCTTCGCCAACGACGCGGGCTGGCGGATCGACTACCATCTGGCCTCCCCCGCGCTGGCCAGGTCGGCGACGCACGCGTTCTCCGGGCGCGAGGCCAGCTACGAGGAGCGGATCTCGGACCACTGCCCCGTCGTCGTGGACTACGCCGTCGGCGCCTGA
- a CDS encoding GNAT family N-acetyltransferase, translated as MTDPQLTLRPVRLSDAAATLDAFGSDPSMSRQGTVTSLAEAEAYLSGLIDDERQHPFAICDGDRLVGLVCVTLDAVNRVGWFWYWTNASHRGRGWASTCATAVANWALSAGGCERLELGHRADNPLSGNVAGRAGFIREGRERGKFLIDGQRVDVLTYGRLATDPWPAATLEVSW; from the coding sequence ATGACAGATCCACAGCTGACCCTGCGGCCGGTGCGACTCTCCGACGCGGCCGCCACGCTCGACGCCTTCGGGTCCGACCCGTCGATGTCCCGCCAGGGCACGGTGACGTCGCTGGCTGAGGCCGAGGCCTACCTGTCCGGGCTGATCGACGATGAGCGCCAGCACCCGTTCGCCATCTGCGACGGGGACCGCCTCGTCGGGCTGGTGTGCGTGACTCTCGACGCGGTCAACCGGGTGGGCTGGTTCTGGTACTGGACCAACGCGTCCCACCGCGGCCGCGGCTGGGCCTCGACGTGCGCGACGGCGGTCGCCAACTGGGCGCTGTCGGCAGGCGGCTGCGAACGCCTCGAACTCGGTCACCGGGCCGACAACCCGCTGTCCGGCAACGTCGCCGGCCGGGCCGGATTCATCCGCGAAGGCCGGGAGCGGGGCAAGTTCCTGATCGACGGACAGCGGGTCGACGTGCTGACCTACGGCCGCCTGGCGACCGATCCCTGGCCCGCCGCGACGCTGGAGGTCTCCTGGTGA